The following proteins are encoded in a genomic region of Cryptomeria japonica chromosome 11, Sugi_1.0, whole genome shotgun sequence:
- the LOC131058874 gene encoding uncharacterized protein LOC131058874 yields MEFPDVYEWICLACGWKGRGIESNELTFFYDGKYSVSLCAKPYEEKMSLTFNFLEGNNFLGKYEIGRYDIGNCMEESMQNNLLPVLLWMFIDPFILRSSKVICTEAFSRFLDMFRELKLEPRIIEPKKYRLVFNSLICAGCTFFPNPMDDELVLEILAQTQQNTLILMGLEGTHRFMGFLASTLFLFSFSSSKFHRSWTQSIFKRESSNQRLWMQWIFERVSRISYNSSTEGSWIITSYSPLSALKTEEKYSGFREKAHLKWADVDRDRLRWGLNNHQLQCTLQFEPVVNVCSDCIKVSLHLDNVRCDVLSLEGISDESIRGLPKERHFPAKICLTIGPENGFSVQGVSLSVSSSNPITDIGKGYNYEAAVQTDMVGLKASKSTTSTERIKKWNFQHSVFNNTNAKLDWTLYDSTTGKPVFKTQPPKISIFSGKSVSSFDKAFTEEGGVVFARDDYGKPVTWKIYRNFEGQTLKWIVRASIWLTYWPNAYGIHYCETKRHDFRQVVDLTLSHSSSSSSN; encoded by the coding sequence ATGGAGTTTCCAGATGTTTACGAGTGGATATGTCTTGCATGTGGATGGAAGGGACGAGGGATTGAATCGAACGAGCTTACCTTTTTTTATGATGGTAAATATTCAGTATCACTTTGCGCCAAGCCTTACGAAGAAAAAATGTCTCTCACTTTCAATTTCCTTGAGGGTAACAATTTCTTAGGGAAATATGAGATTGGGAGATATGATATAGGGAATTGTATGGAAGAATCAATGCAAAACAATTTGCTTCCAGTGCTGTTATGGATGTTTATTGATCCATTCATACTTCGTTCCTCAAAAGTTATCTGTACTGAAGCTTTCTCAAGATTCTTGGACATGTTCCGGGAATTGAAGTTAGAGCCACGCATAATTGAACCCAAAAAGTACAGGCTTGTATTTAACTCTCTAATCTGTGCTGGATGTACTTTTTTCCCAAATCCCATGGACGATGAACTTGTGCTCGAAATTTTGGCACAAACACAACAAAATACTCTGATACTCATGGGCTTGGAGGGAACACACCGTTTCATGGGTTTTTTGGCTTCCACTTTATTTTTGTTTAGCTTCTCATCCTCTAAGTTCCATCGTTCATGGACGCAAAGTATTTTTAAGAGGGAGTCAAGCAATCAGCGATTGTGGATGCAATGGATTTTTGAGAGAGTGTCAAGAATTTCATACAACTCAAGCACTGAGGGATCGTGGATAATTACGTCCTACTCTCCACTCTCCGCCTTGAAGACGGAAGAAAAATATTCGGGCTTCAGGGAAAAAGCACATCTAAAATGGGCCGATGTAGATCGAGATCGTCTACGTTGGGGTTTGAATAACCACCAGCTGCAATGCACTCTTCAATTCGAACCAGTTGTCAATGTCTGCTCCGATTGCATTAAAGTGTCCTTGCATCTGGATAACGTCAGGTGCGACGTGCTTTCTTTGGAAGGAATTTCAGATGAAAGTATACGTGGTTTACCAAAAGAACGACACTTCCCGGCCAAGATCTGTTTGACAATTGGCCCTGAGAATGGATTTAGCGTCCAGGGTGTTTCCTTGAGTGTCTCATCGTCCAACCCTATCACAGACATTGGTAAGGGGTACAACTACGAGGCCGCAGTCCAAACTGATATGGTGGGTCTCAAGGCTTCCAAATCAACTACATCCACAGAGAGGATCAAGAAATGGAACTTCCAGCACTCTGTCTTCAATAATACCAATGCAAAATTAGACTGGACTCTATATGATTCAACCACTGGGAAGCCAGTATTTAAGACTCAACCTCCAAAGATTTCAATTTTCAGCGGCAAATCTGTGAGTTCCTTTGATAAAGCTTTCACTGAGGAAGGAGGAGTAGTCTTTGCCAGGGACGATTATGGAAAGCCAGTAACATGGAAGATCTACAGGAATTTCGAGGGACAAACATTGAAATGGATTGTAAGAGCTTCCATCTGGTTAACCTATTGGCCAAATGCATACGGTATTCACTATTGCGAGACCAAACGCCATGATTTTCGTCAAGTAGTTGATCTAACATTGTCACACTCTTCGTCATCCTCATCCAATTGA